One genomic segment of Streptomyces liangshanensis includes these proteins:
- the hpnC gene encoding squalene synthase HpnC, producing the protein MTGTPEVRADATARNTLDKAADENFPVAPFFLPRAWRDDLMAVYGFARLVDDIGDGDLAPGGGDARYLGVDPGQAEDRLVMLDAFEADLRRVFDPAGPVPGHPLLRALGPTVRNSSLTPEPFLGLIGANRQDQLVRRYETYDDLLAYCELSANPVGRLVLGISGTATPERIRLSDAVCTALQIIEHLQDVTEDLGRDRIYLPAEDMKRFCVTEADLAVPSAGAAVRQLVAYEAERAGQLLNEGTLLVGSVHGRLRLLLAGFVAGGRAALASIAAAGHDVLPGPPKPTKARLLREVGAVLRRAHREG; encoded by the coding sequence GTGACGGGCACCCCAGAGGTGCGCGCCGACGCCACCGCGCGGAACACGCTGGACAAGGCCGCGGACGAGAACTTCCCCGTGGCGCCGTTCTTCCTGCCCCGCGCCTGGCGCGACGACCTGATGGCGGTCTACGGATTCGCCCGGCTCGTCGACGACATCGGAGACGGGGACCTGGCCCCCGGCGGCGGCGACGCACGGTACCTGGGTGTCGACCCCGGGCAGGCCGAGGACCGGCTCGTGATGCTCGACGCGTTCGAGGCCGACCTGCGGCGCGTCTTCGATCCGGCGGGCCCCGTCCCCGGTCACCCCCTGCTGAGAGCGCTCGGCCCGACCGTACGGAACAGCTCGCTGACACCCGAGCCGTTCCTCGGCCTGATCGGCGCCAACCGCCAGGACCAGCTGGTCCGGCGCTACGAGACGTACGACGACCTCCTCGCGTACTGCGAACTGTCCGCGAACCCGGTCGGCCGGCTCGTCCTCGGCATCAGCGGCACCGCGACCCCGGAGCGGATCCGCCTCTCCGACGCCGTCTGCACCGCACTCCAGATCATCGAACATCTCCAGGACGTGACCGAGGACCTCGGGCGCGACCGGATCTACCTGCCCGCCGAGGACATGAAGCGGTTCTGTGTCACCGAGGCGGACCTCGCCGTCCCCAGCGCGGGCGCCGCGGTGCGCCAGCTGGTGGCGTACGAGGCCGAACGCGCGGGGCAGCTGTTGAATGAAGGCACCCTGTTGGTGGGTAGCGTCCACGGCAGGCTCCGTCTGCTGCTCGCGGGATTTGTGGCCGGAGGGCGCGCCGCCCTCGCTTCGATCGCGGCCGCCGGGCACGATGTGCTCCCCGGACCGCCCAAGCCCACCAAAGCGCGCCTGCTGCGCGAAGTGGGAGCTGTCTTGCGACGAGCGCACAGAGAGGGGTGA
- a CDS encoding ABC transporter ATP-binding protein: MADIDKGRTPTVIADDVHIVYRVNAGGGGRGTATAALSRIVRRTKEKGEARGVRKVHAVRGVTFTAYRGEAIGLIGTNGSGKSTLLRAIAGLLPTEQGKVYTDGQPSLLGVNAALMNDLTGERNVILGGLAMGMSREEVRERYQQIVDFSGINEKGDFITLPMRTYSSGMAARLRFSIAAAKNHDVLMIDEALATGDRKFQIRSEERIRELRKEAGTVFLVSHSNKSIRDTCDRVLWLEKGELLMDGPTDEVIKAYEKETGK, encoded by the coding sequence GTGGCTGACATCGACAAGGGACGCACGCCCACCGTCATCGCCGACGACGTGCACATCGTCTACCGCGTCAACGCCGGTGGCGGCGGCCGGGGCACCGCCACGGCCGCGCTGAGCCGGATCGTGCGCCGGACGAAGGAGAAGGGCGAGGCCCGCGGGGTCCGCAAGGTCCACGCCGTCCGGGGCGTCACGTTCACCGCGTACCGCGGCGAGGCGATCGGCCTGATCGGCACCAACGGCTCGGGGAAGTCGACCCTGCTGCGAGCCATCGCCGGCCTGCTGCCGACCGAGCAGGGCAAGGTCTACACCGACGGCCAGCCCTCGCTACTGGGTGTGAACGCGGCGCTGATGAACGACCTGACCGGCGAACGCAACGTGATCCTCGGCGGACTGGCCATGGGCATGTCGCGCGAGGAGGTCCGCGAGCGGTACCAGCAGATCGTCGACTTCTCCGGCATCAACGAGAAGGGCGACTTCATCACCCTTCCCATGCGGACGTACTCCTCCGGCATGGCGGCGCGGCTGCGGTTCTCCATCGCCGCCGCCAAGAACCACGACGTCCTGATGATCGACGAGGCGCTGGCGACCGGCGACCGCAAGTTCCAGATCCGCTCCGAGGAGCGGATCCGCGAGCTGCGCAAGGAGGCGGGCACGGTCTTCCTGGTCAGTCACAGCAACAAGTCGATCAGGGACACCTGTGACCGCGTGCTGTGGCTGGAGAAGGGCGAGCTGCTCATGGACGGCCCGACCGACGAGGTCATCAAGGCGTACGAGAAGGAGACGGGCAAGTAG
- the hpnE gene encoding hydroxysqualene dehydroxylase HpnE — protein MTTADGTRPRHAVVVGAGLAGTTAALQLADAGLSVTLVEGRPRLGGLAFSFRRGDLDVDNGQHVYLRCCTAYRWLLDRVDGAALAPLQDRLDVPVLDIGTPGRPRLGRIRRNGLPVPLHLAAGLATYPHLSLAERASVGRAALALKRLDPTDPALDGVDFATWLGRHGQSDRTIEALWDLVGVATLNATAPNASLGLAAMVFKTGLLSEPGAADIGWAHVPLGELHDTLARKALDSAGVDTRLRTRVHSVTRDGNGGWHVEVDGERLDADAVVLAVPQRETHALLPEGALDDADRLLDIGTAPILNVHVVYDRTVLRRPFFAALGSPVQWVFDRTAASGLKEGQYLALSQSAAEDEIDTPVSELRARYLPELERLLPAARGAEVRDFFVTRERTATFAPTPGVGRLRPGARTQAPGLFLAGAWTATGWPATMESAVRSGFSAAGAVLAGFGVRHAHPLEEAA, from the coding sequence ATGACCACAGCCGACGGCACGCGGCCCCGGCACGCGGTCGTGGTCGGCGCGGGACTCGCCGGGACCACCGCCGCGCTCCAGCTCGCCGACGCCGGACTGTCCGTGACCCTGGTCGAGGGCCGCCCCCGGCTCGGCGGCCTCGCCTTCTCCTTCCGCCGGGGCGACCTCGACGTCGACAACGGCCAGCACGTCTACCTGCGCTGCTGCACCGCCTACCGGTGGCTCCTCGACCGGGTGGACGGCGCCGCGCTGGCCCCCCTCCAGGACCGCCTGGACGTGCCCGTGCTCGACATCGGCACGCCCGGCAGGCCGCGCCTCGGCCGGATCCGCCGCAACGGCCTGCCCGTACCGCTGCACCTCGCCGCGGGACTCGCGACGTACCCGCACCTCTCGCTCGCCGAGCGCGCCTCCGTAGGACGCGCCGCGCTCGCCCTCAAGCGGCTCGACCCCACCGACCCGGCGCTGGACGGTGTCGACTTCGCCACCTGGCTCGGCCGGCACGGCCAGTCGGACCGGACGATCGAGGCCCTCTGGGACCTGGTGGGCGTCGCGACCCTCAACGCCACCGCGCCGAACGCCTCCCTCGGGCTCGCCGCGATGGTCTTCAAGACCGGCCTGCTCTCCGAGCCCGGCGCCGCCGACATCGGCTGGGCGCACGTCCCCCTCGGCGAGCTGCACGACACGCTGGCCCGCAAGGCCCTGGACTCCGCGGGCGTGGACACGCGGCTGCGTACCCGCGTCCACTCCGTCACCCGCGACGGGAACGGCGGCTGGCACGTCGAGGTGGACGGCGAGCGGCTCGACGCGGACGCCGTCGTCCTCGCCGTACCGCAGCGGGAGACCCACGCGCTGCTGCCCGAGGGCGCCCTCGACGACGCCGACCGGCTGCTCGACATCGGCACCGCGCCGATCCTGAACGTCCACGTCGTCTACGACCGCACGGTGCTCCGCCGGCCGTTCTTCGCCGCGCTGGGCAGCCCGGTCCAGTGGGTCTTCGACCGTACGGCCGCCTCCGGACTCAAGGAGGGCCAGTACCTGGCCCTGTCCCAGTCCGCGGCCGAGGACGAGATCGACACACCCGTCTCCGAGCTGCGCGCGCGCTACCTGCCCGAGCTGGAGCGACTGCTCCCTGCGGCCAGGGGCGCGGAGGTACGGGACTTCTTCGTCACCCGCGAGCGGACCGCCACCTTCGCCCCCACCCCGGGCGTGGGACGGCTGCGCCCGGGAGCCCGTACGCAGGCCCCCGGCCTCTTCCTGGCCGGCGCGTGGACCGCCACCGGATGGCCCGCGACCATGGAAAGCGCGGTCAGGAGCGGCTTCAGCGCCGCGGGCGCGGTCCTGGCCGGGTTCGGCGTCCGCCACGCACACCCGCTGGAGGAGGCGGCATGA
- a CDS encoding polyprenyl synthetase family protein, whose protein sequence is MPPANPAVDTADVYALLERGRSMSTPVLRAAVDRLAPPMDTVAAYHFGWIDAEGRPADGDGGKAVRPALALLSAEAAGADPRTGIPGAVAVELVHNFSLLHDDLMDGDEQRRHRDTVWKVHGPAQAILVGDALFALANEVLLELGTVEAGRATRRLTAASRKLIDGQAQDISYEHRERVTVAECLEMEGNKTGALLACAASIGAVLGGADDRTADTLEAYGHHLGLAFQAVDDLLGIWGDPDATGKQTWSDLRQRKKSLPVVAALAAGGPASERLGELLAADAKSNDFERFSEKEFATRAALIEEAGGREWTSQEARRQHTVAIDALDGVDMPEQVRAQLTALADFVVVRKR, encoded by the coding sequence GTGCCCCCGGCGAACCCGGCTGTCGACACCGCCGACGTCTACGCACTGCTGGAGCGCGGACGGAGCATGTCGACCCCCGTGCTGCGCGCCGCGGTCGACCGGCTGGCCCCGCCCATGGACACCGTCGCCGCCTACCACTTCGGCTGGATCGACGCCGAGGGTCGGCCCGCCGACGGCGACGGCGGCAAGGCCGTGCGCCCGGCGCTCGCGCTGCTCTCCGCCGAGGCGGCGGGCGCCGACCCGCGCACGGGCATCCCCGGCGCCGTCGCCGTGGAGCTGGTCCACAACTTCTCGCTGCTGCACGACGACCTCATGGACGGCGACGAGCAGCGCCGCCACCGCGACACCGTCTGGAAGGTGCACGGCCCCGCCCAGGCGATCCTCGTCGGCGACGCGCTCTTCGCCCTCGCCAACGAGGTGCTGCTGGAGCTCGGCACCGTCGAGGCGGGCCGGGCGACCCGCCGGCTGACCGCCGCGAGCCGCAAACTGATCGACGGCCAGGCCCAGGACATCTCGTACGAGCACCGCGAGCGGGTCACCGTCGCGGAGTGTCTGGAGATGGAGGGCAACAAGACCGGCGCGCTGCTGGCCTGCGCCGCCTCCATCGGCGCCGTCCTCGGCGGCGCCGACGACCGGACCGCCGACACCCTGGAGGCGTACGGCCACCACCTCGGCCTCGCCTTCCAGGCCGTGGACGACCTGTTGGGCATCTGGGGCGACCCGGACGCCACCGGCAAGCAGACCTGGAGCGACCTGCGCCAGCGCAAGAAGTCCCTGCCGGTCGTCGCCGCGCTAGCGGCGGGCGGTCCGGCGTCGGAACGACTCGGCGAACTGCTCGCCGCCGATGCCAAGAGCAACGACTTCGAGCGTTTCTCGGAGAAGGAGTTCGCCACCAGGGCGGCACTGATCGAGGAGGCGGGCGGCCGGGAGTGGACCTCGCAGGAGGCCCGCAGGCAGCACACCGTCGCCATCGACGCCCTGGACGGCGTGGACATGCCGGAACAGGTCAGGGCGCAGCTCACCGCGCTCGCCGACTTCGTCGTCGTACGAAAGAGATGA
- the shc gene encoding squalene--hopene cyclase, with the protein MTATTDGSTGAVGPRAAAASEPTDTTTAAAGDLLVAARRATARSVEHLLGRQDAQGWWKGDLETNVTMDAEDLLLRQFLGVLDPRTTEAAGLFIRGEQRADGTWATFYGGPGELSATIEAYVALRLAGDSPDDPHMKRAATWVREQGGIAAARVFTRIWLALFGWWKWDDLPELPPELIFFPKWFPLNIYDFGCWARQTIVPLTIVSAKRPVRPAPFALDELHTDADAPNPVKPLAPVASWDGMFQRLDKVLHAYHKVAPRRVRRIAMNAAARWIIERQENDGAWGGIQPPAVYSVIALHLLGYDLDHPIMRAGLESLDRFAVWREDGARMIEACQSPVWDTCLATIALADAGLSPDHPALVKAADWMIAEEISRPGDWAVRRPELAPGGWAFEFHNDNYPDIDDTAEVILALRRVRHPVPARLDAAVERGARWTLGMQSRNGAWAAFDADNTSPFPNRMPFCDFGEVIDPPSADVTAHVVEMLAYEGMAQHPDTRRGIEWLLAEQEASGAWFGRWGVNYVYGTGSVVPALTAAGLPVTHPAIRRAVRWLESVQNDDGGWGEDLRSYREEKWIGHGASTASQTAWALLALLAAGGRESRSVERGVAWLAETQREDGSWDEPYFTGTGFPWDFSINYHLYRQVFPLTALGRYVNGEPLASGAISRKGS; encoded by the coding sequence ATGACAGCGACGACCGACGGAAGCACCGGGGCCGTGGGACCCCGCGCAGCCGCGGCCAGTGAACCGACCGACACGACCACCGCCGCGGCGGGCGACCTCCTGGTCGCCGCCCGGCGGGCCACCGCACGATCGGTCGAGCACCTGCTCGGCCGGCAGGACGCCCAGGGCTGGTGGAAGGGCGACCTGGAAACGAACGTCACCATGGACGCCGAGGACCTGCTGCTCCGTCAGTTCCTCGGGGTCCTGGACCCGCGCACCACCGAGGCGGCGGGTCTGTTCATCCGGGGCGAGCAGCGCGCCGACGGCACGTGGGCCACCTTCTACGGGGGCCCGGGCGAACTCTCCGCCACCATCGAGGCGTACGTGGCCCTGCGGCTCGCCGGGGACAGCCCGGACGACCCGCACATGAAACGCGCCGCCACCTGGGTACGGGAGCAGGGCGGCATCGCCGCCGCCCGCGTCTTCACCCGGATCTGGCTGGCCCTCTTCGGCTGGTGGAAGTGGGACGACCTCCCCGAGCTGCCACCCGAACTGATCTTCTTCCCCAAGTGGTTCCCCCTCAACATCTACGACTTCGGCTGTTGGGCCCGGCAGACGATCGTGCCGCTCACCATCGTCTCGGCGAAGCGGCCCGTGCGGCCCGCCCCCTTCGCCCTGGACGAGCTGCACACCGACGCCGACGCCCCCAACCCGGTCAAGCCGCTGGCGCCGGTGGCCAGTTGGGACGGCATGTTCCAGCGTCTCGACAAGGTCCTGCACGCCTACCACAAGGTGGCGCCGCGCCGGGTGCGCCGCATCGCGATGAACGCGGCCGCCCGCTGGATCATCGAGCGGCAGGAGAACGACGGTGCCTGGGGCGGGATCCAGCCGCCCGCCGTCTACTCGGTGATCGCCCTGCACCTCCTCGGCTACGACCTGGACCACCCGATCATGCGGGCGGGCCTCGAATCGCTCGACCGGTTCGCCGTGTGGCGCGAGGACGGCGCCCGGATGATCGAGGCCTGCCAGTCCCCGGTGTGGGACACCTGCCTGGCCACCATCGCCCTCGCCGACGCGGGCCTGAGCCCGGACCACCCGGCGCTGGTGAAGGCGGCCGACTGGATGATCGCCGAGGAGATCTCCCGGCCGGGGGACTGGGCCGTACGCAGACCCGAACTGGCCCCCGGCGGCTGGGCCTTCGAGTTCCACAACGACAACTACCCGGACATCGACGACACCGCCGAGGTGATCCTCGCGCTGCGCCGGGTCAGGCACCCGGTCCCGGCGCGGCTCGACGCCGCCGTCGAGCGCGGTGCCCGGTGGACGCTCGGCATGCAGTCCAGGAACGGGGCGTGGGCGGCGTTCGACGCCGACAACACCAGCCCGTTCCCGAACCGGATGCCGTTCTGCGACTTCGGTGAGGTCATCGACCCGCCGTCCGCCGACGTCACCGCGCACGTCGTGGAGATGCTGGCGTACGAGGGCATGGCCCAACACCCGGACACCCGCCGGGGCATCGAGTGGCTCCTCGCGGAACAGGAGGCCTCCGGCGCCTGGTTCGGCCGCTGGGGCGTCAACTACGTGTACGGCACCGGCTCGGTGGTCCCCGCGCTGACCGCCGCCGGGCTGCCGGTCACCCACCCCGCGATCCGCCGGGCCGTCCGGTGGCTCGAATCCGTGCAGAACGACGACGGCGGCTGGGGCGAGGACCTGCGCTCGTACCGTGAGGAGAAGTGGATCGGGCACGGGGCCTCCACCGCCTCCCAGACCGCGTGGGCGCTGCTGGCGCTGCTCGCGGCCGGCGGCCGGGAGAGCCGGTCCGTCGAGCGGGGCGTCGCCTGGCTCGCCGAGACCCAGCGCGAGGACGGTTCGTGGGACGAGCCGTACTTCACCGGCACCGGCTTCCCGTGGGACTTCTCCATCAACTACCACCTGTACCGGCAGGTCTTCCCGCTCACGGCTCTCGGCCGGTACGTCAACGGAGAGCCCCTGGCCAGCGGCGCGATCAGCCGCAAGGGGAGCTGA
- a CDS encoding 1-hydroxy-2-methyl-2-butenyl 4-diphosphate reductase, translated as MERSSGLLIACALGIERLALRSGGRADAPGPVTVLRTGMGPKNAEHAVARALGEARHRDAAVIASGFCAGLAPGMNPGDLIVADETRGAGGSTPCTATELLVEALTRAVPGHAVHTGPLTGSDHVVRGEERVALRTTGAVAVDMESATTLRTALRAGPRPVAAVRVVVDAPEHELVRIGTVRGGISAFRVLRAVLPAFYEWHRSLLLPRR; from the coding sequence ATGGAACGCTCCTCCGGGCTGCTGATCGCCTGCGCCCTGGGCATCGAGCGGCTCGCCCTGCGCAGCGGCGGACGCGCCGACGCGCCCGGTCCGGTGACCGTCCTGCGGACGGGCATGGGGCCCAAGAACGCCGAGCACGCGGTGGCCCGCGCGCTCGGCGAGGCCCGGCACAGGGACGCGGCCGTCATCGCGTCCGGCTTCTGTGCCGGCCTCGCCCCGGGGATGAACCCCGGGGACCTGATCGTCGCCGACGAGACCCGGGGAGCCGGTGGCTCCACGCCCTGCACGGCCACCGAGCTGCTCGTCGAGGCGCTGACCCGCGCAGTACCGGGACACGCGGTCCACACCGGACCGCTGACCGGCTCCGATCACGTGGTGCGCGGCGAGGAACGTGTCGCGCTGCGCACCACCGGGGCGGTCGCGGTGGACATGGAGTCCGCCACGACACTCCGTACCGCTCTGCGTGCCGGACCCCGTCCGGTTGCGGCCGTCCGGGTGGTCGTGGACGCCCCGGAGCACGAGCTCGTCCGTATCGGCACGGTGCGCGGTGGAATATCAGCTTTCCGCGTTCTTCGTGCCGTCCTTCCAGCTTTTTACGAATGGCACCGTTCTTTGCTGCTCCCCAGGAGGTGA
- the hpnD gene encoding presqualene diphosphate synthase HpnD has product MSRNVEGQTPMSAPVLAAYSYCEAVTGQQARNFAYGIRLLPTDKRQAMSALYALSRRVDDIGDGTLEPAAKQARLEDTRVLLDRIREGTVDEDDTDPVAVALADAARRFPIPVGGLDELIDGVLMDVRGETYETWDGLKVYCRCVAGAIGRLSLGVFGTSPGAPGAERASEYADTLGLALQLTNILRDVREDAGNGRTYLPADDLAKFGCSDGFHSNTPAPGADFAGLVHFEVRRARALFAEGYRLLPMLDRRSGACVAAMAGIYRRLLDRIERDPEAVLRGRVSLPGREKAYVAVRGLSGLDARNVTRQTVRRRA; this is encoded by the coding sequence GTGAGCCGGAACGTGGAGGGACAGACGCCGATGTCCGCGCCGGTATTGGCGGCCTACAGCTACTGCGAGGCCGTCACAGGCCAGCAGGCCCGGAATTTCGCCTACGGCATCAGGCTGCTGCCGACCGACAAGCGGCAGGCCATGTCCGCGCTGTACGCCCTTTCCCGGCGGGTGGACGACATCGGCGACGGCACACTGGAGCCGGCGGCCAAGCAGGCCAGACTGGAGGACACCCGTGTCCTCCTCGACCGGATCAGGGAAGGCACCGTCGACGAGGACGACACCGACCCGGTGGCCGTCGCGCTCGCCGACGCGGCCCGCCGTTTCCCCATCCCCGTCGGCGGCCTCGACGAGCTGATCGACGGCGTCCTGATGGACGTCCGCGGCGAGACGTACGAGACCTGGGACGGGCTCAAGGTGTACTGCCGGTGTGTCGCGGGCGCCATCGGCCGCCTCTCGCTCGGCGTGTTCGGCACGTCACCCGGCGCCCCCGGCGCCGAGCGCGCGTCCGAGTACGCGGACACACTGGGCCTCGCCCTCCAGCTCACGAACATCCTCCGGGACGTACGGGAGGACGCGGGCAACGGCCGTACGTATCTCCCGGCCGACGACCTCGCCAAGTTCGGCTGCTCCGACGGCTTCCACAGCAACACCCCCGCCCCCGGCGCCGACTTCGCCGGACTCGTGCACTTCGAGGTCCGCCGCGCACGCGCCCTGTTCGCCGAGGGCTACCGGCTGCTGCCCATGCTCGACCGGCGCAGCGGCGCGTGTGTCGCCGCCATGGCCGGGATCTACCGCAGGCTCCTCGACCGCATCGAGCGCGACCCCGAGGCCGTCCTGCGCGGGCGGGTCTCGCTCCCGGGACGCGAGAAGGCGTACGTGGCGGTGCGCGGCCTCTCGGGCCTCGACGCCAGGAACGTCACCCGCCAGACGGTCAGGAGGCGCGCATGA